A stretch of the Coregonus clupeaformis isolate EN_2021a unplaced genomic scaffold, ASM2061545v1 scaf4136, whole genome shotgun sequence genome encodes the following:
- the LOC123490550 gene encoding phosphopantothenoylcysteine decarboxylase-like yields the protein MSSTPCQTCVVRAWDTSRPLLFCPAMNTAMWHHPITSRQVDSLKQFGYVEIPCIAKKLVCGDQGKGAMAEVSTIVDVVKQFIQRAAESPLDIEEQARGCE from the exons ATGTCCTCTACTCCTTGTCAGACGTGTGTGGTGCGGGCCTGGGACACCAGCCGTCCTCTGCTCTTCTGTCCGGCGATGAACACTGCTATGTGGCATCACCCCATCACCTCCCGCCAGGTGGACAGCCTTAAACAGTTTGGCTACGTTGAGATCCCCTGTATCGCCAAGAAACTGGTCTGTGGAGACCAAG GTAAAGGGGCCATGGCAGAGGTGTCAACGATAGTAGATGTTGTGAAACAGTTCATCCAGAGAGCGGCTGAGTCTCCTCTGGACATAGAGGAGCAGGCCAGGGGCTGTGAATAA